The DNA sequence CCCGGAAATAGTGAAAAGGTTATCCGAGTTCAGGCCGCTGCTTGTTGTGCAGCCACATTTTCTCGTCGGCGACTGGTGGCTGCCGGCAAGACTGGGAGATCGAGCCAAACACTGCTATCTTTTCAGAACATTTGCAGAGAAGGGCCTGGAACCGGTAGGTTCCAGCGATTCTCCGGTGGAACCCCTGGATCCGTGGACAGGCATACTGTCAGCGACAGACAGGGGGAAGCACGCGGGTGTTGAGATGTCAGCCATCACTTCTTCGGAAGCTGTTGATACCATCGATGCAATCAAGATGTATACTGCATGGTCAGGCAAAGCAAGCAATGAATCGGGCATAATAGGGTCTCTTGAGCCCGGAGGTTACGGGGACTTTATTATGATGATGGAGAAAGACATAGATGCCTTGCTCCGGAACAGCATGGTTATGAGGAGTTATGTCGGCGGGCGGCTGGTTTTTGAGGCGGAATGAGACGATTTGTCGTCATCTTGCTCCCCTGTATATTACCACAGGACACGGAGATTCCCTGATAATGTGTTCAAAGAGGCTTCCATGATAGAATGGCAGAGCTGATGTCGAGAGTCTTGAGGAAAGGACAAGTACGGAAAATTTCCCCTTCGAGACTTCATTGATTATGAGCTCCGCAGGGCTACCTCTGCGTGTCACGTTCATTACGCCGGCGGAAAAGTCTGCCGGTGCCGCCGCACTATCATTCCGCGATGACGAAATGTGGAGCTCCGAAATTGAACCGTTTCCAATTCCCCGGGAGAGCGCTTTTGCAATCGCGATTACCGTCCTCCTGTTGCTCCATTCGCTGGTTACTGCAAGTATTTTTCTTGCCTGCCTGCTGTCCATAAGAAGCGTCAGCTGGGTGACCATCATAATGTCCACTACCGAATTCTTCGCGATGCTTCTTGTTTTGCTCCCTAATCTGAAATTCCTCTTTCCAGGATGAGGCTTTATGACAAAAAGCAGCAGGTCATAGTTCTCTTTCCTGATCTCCTCCAGTATCCCTCCGGCAATCGATCTGTGGTTGACAACTTTAGGAATCACTT is a window from the Candidatus Sysuiplasma jiujiangense genome containing:
- a CDS encoding universal stress protein, with the translated sequence MDAQSEDTEEERKDATPQYGRILIPADSKEIVELIIPFAMRFLRRGGEIVTIHVIDSSHPLEIIGQWKRGTRISLAAVETGYRNQVKVIPKVVNHRSIAGGILEEIRKENYDLLLFVIKPHPGKRNFRLGSKTRSIAKNSVVDIMMVTQLTLLMDSRQARKILAVTSEWSNRRTVIAIAKALSRGIGNGSISELHISSSRNDSAAAPADFSAGVMNVTRRGSPAELIINEVSKGKFSVLVLSSRLSTSALPFYHGSLFEHIIRESPCPVVIYRGAR